From the genome of Spinacia oleracea cultivar Varoflay chromosome 2, BTI_SOV_V1, whole genome shotgun sequence, one region includes:
- the LOC110793339 gene encoding protein ALP1-like, which produces MEISSFPFDDLSQYYPTPYPELPVTIDHPNSNKKRRTVVVSEPENDTHESVDLFLKNTDTSTIKELLASVLNFGGGDDGEEELTAMNTTTTINNYQQAVVEVPPPAELEVVASQPSSKQQRNNKRNRNAFTSALVPAAPVSNHRRMWVVDRSKDWWEKCSHPDYPDEEFKKSFRMSKATFEMLCEELDPLVTKKNTMLRAAIPVRQRVAVCIWRLATGEPLREVSKRFGLGISTCHKLVLEVCTAIKTSLMGRFLQWPDDARLTTIKGEFEKMSGIPNVVGSMYTTHIPVIAPKANVGAYYNRRHTERNQKTSYTVTVQGVVDPCGVLTDVCIGWPGSFSDEKVLEKSALSQRANTGSMTQMSIIGNSNYPLMDWCLVPYSHQNLTWTQHAFNEKIGDVQKVAKDSFYRLKKRWGCLQKRTEVKLQELPVVLGACCVLHNICEMRKEEIVNEPDNSFELFDDEVLPENVVRSVTAVQARDHIAHKLLHHGLGGTSFL; this is translated from the coding sequence ATGGAAATTTCTTCATTTCCCTTTGACGATTTGTCTCAGTACTACCCAACACCTTACCCAGAACTCCCAGTAACAATTGATCATCCTAATTCCAACAAAAAGCGGCGGACCGTCGTCGTCTCCGAACCCGAAAACGACACTCACGAGAGTGTCGACCTGTTCTTGAAGAACACGGATACCAGTACGATCAAGGAACTCCTCGCCTCCGTCCTCAATTTCGGCGGCGGAGACGACGGCGAGGAAGAGTTGACCGCCATGAATACTACCACAACAATCAATAATTACCAACAAGCTGTTGTTGAAGTGCCACCACCAGCAGAATTGGAAGTAGTAGCTTCTCAGCCGTCGTCTAAGCAGCAGCGGAACAACAAACGCAATCGGAATGCATTTACCTCCGCCTTGGTTCCGGCGGCGCCGGTGTCTAACCACCGAAGGATGTGGGTGGTGGACCGATCAAAGGACTGGTGGGAGAAATGTAGCCACCCAGATTACCCAGACGAAGAATTCAAAAAATCGTTTCGTATGAGCAAGGCTACATTCGAAATGCTGTGCGAAGAGTTGGACCCACTTGTCACTAAAAAGAACACCATGTTACGGGCGGCGATCCCCGTCCGCCAACGCGTCGCCGTCTGTATCTGGAGGCTAGCCACCGGCGAACCGCTTCGAGAGGTGTCGAAGCGGTTCGGGCTAGGGATCTCCACCTGCCACAAACTCGTACTCGAAGTCTGCACCGCCATAAAAACCTCCTTGATGGGGCGGTTCCTCCAGTGGCCGGATGACGCTAGGTTGACGACGATCAAGGGAGAATTCGAGAAAATGTCCGGAATCCCGAACGTCGTGGGTTCCATGTACACCACCCACATTCCCGTCATAGCGCCGAAAGCAAACGTCGGCGCTTACTACAACCGCCGCCACACTGAGCGCAACCAGAAAACAAGCTACACCGTAACCGTACAAGGCGTTGTTGACCCGTGTGGGGTTTTAACCGACGTTTGTATCGGGTGGCCCGGTTCGTTTTCCGACGAGAAAGTCCTCGAAAAATCGGCCTTATCCCAACGGGCCAATACCGGGTCAATGACCCAAATGTCCATAATCGGAAACTCGAATTACCCATTAATGGACTGGTGTTTGGTACCGTACAGTCACCAAAATCTGACGTGGACTCAACATGCTTTTAACGAGAAAATTGGGGATGTTCAAAAGGTGGCAAAAGATTCATTCTATAGGTTGAAGAAAAGATGGGGTTGTTTGCAAAAGAGAACGGAAGTTAAGTTACAAGAGTTGCCAGTTGTGTTAGGTGCTTGTTGTGTGTTGCATAATATATGTGAAATGAGGAAAGAAGAGATCGTTAACGAACCCGACAACTCGTTCGAGCTTTTCGACGACGAGGTGTTGCCGGAAAATGTTGTCAGATCGGTGACGGCGGTTCAAGCTAGAGATCACATTGCTCATAAGTTGTTGCATCATGGACTTGGTGGTAcctcttttctatag